From Pseudothermotoga thermarum DSM 5069, a single genomic window includes:
- a CDS encoding homoserine dehydrogenase — MIKVGILGLGTVGSGVVELLEKDRSIITKKLGKEIVVEKILVRNPSKQRPDYAKGKIVFNADEILNDPEIKVVVELIGGEEPAKTYIEKALKKGKHVITANKEVVSKYGKELLEIAKQQNVAFLFEASVAGGIPIIRPMKRCLAANRIIKIQGILNGTTNYILTQMQENKKTFQEALFEAQKLGYAESNPSADVKGFDAARKISILSSIAFNTWITPDKVYTEGIEKIGIEDIKYAAELGYVIKLIASARKVSDNDIEIMVCPTMINQNHPLSSVRGVYNAVLVEGDAVGEVMFFGQGAGKMATASAVVADIMEAASGKNCEYNFVNCDINVVDVWTCKSDFYIRLKAIDKSGVLAKISAVFGKNDISIHTVVQKDVKNEMAEIVILTHKTTFGNLKNAVLEIEKLDVVKSVDSVIKVEGGS; from the coding sequence ATGATAAAAGTTGGAATACTTGGCCTTGGTACTGTTGGTTCTGGTGTTGTGGAACTTCTTGAAAAGGACCGTTCTATCATAACTAAAAAACTTGGCAAAGAAATTGTGGTGGAAAAAATACTAGTTCGGAATCCTTCCAAACAAAGGCCAGATTATGCAAAAGGAAAAATAGTTTTTAACGCTGACGAGATTTTGAACGATCCAGAAATCAAAGTTGTTGTGGAACTAATTGGTGGAGAAGAACCAGCTAAAACTTATATTGAAAAGGCCTTAAAGAAAGGAAAGCATGTTATCACAGCAAACAAAGAAGTTGTTTCAAAATATGGAAAAGAACTTCTTGAGATTGCCAAACAGCAGAACGTGGCTTTTCTTTTTGAAGCAAGCGTTGCAGGTGGAATACCGATAATACGTCCAATGAAGCGTTGTCTTGCCGCCAATAGAATCATCAAAATTCAAGGCATACTCAATGGAACCACCAATTACATTTTAACCCAAATGCAAGAAAACAAAAAAACTTTTCAAGAGGCTCTCTTTGAAGCACAAAAACTCGGGTATGCTGAGAGTAATCCCTCTGCCGATGTGAAGGGTTTTGATGCTGCAAGGAAAATATCCATACTCTCTTCGATAGCTTTCAACACATGGATAACGCCAGATAAGGTTTACACAGAAGGTATTGAAAAAATTGGAATTGAAGATATAAAGTATGCCGCAGAGCTTGGATATGTGATAAAACTAATTGCTTCAGCTCGAAAGGTTTCAGATAATGATATCGAAATCATGGTTTGCCCAACCATGATCAATCAAAACCATCCTTTAAGTTCTGTTCGAGGAGTCTACAACGCGGTACTTGTAGAAGGAGATGCCGTAGGCGAGGTGATGTTTTTTGGTCAAGGAGCTGGAAAAATGGCAACGGCGAGTGCCGTGGTGGCCGACATTATGGAAGCAGCCAGTGGAAAAAATTGCGAATACAACTTTGTCAATTGTGATATAAACGTCGTCGACGTTTGGACATGTAAAAGTGATTTCTACATCCGCCTTAAAGCGATTGACAAGTCAGGAGTTCTTGCAAAAATCAGTGCTGTTTTTGGAAAGAACGACATAAGTATTCATACCGTTGTTCAAAAGGATGTCAAAAATGAGATGGCAGAAATAGTTATATTAACTCATAAAACAACTTTTGGGAACCTTAAGAACGCTGTTTTGGAAATTGAAAAACTCGATGTGGTTAAAAGTGTTGATTCTGTAATAAAAGTTGAAGGGGGCAGTTAA
- a CDS encoding gluconeogenesis factor YvcK family protein — MKVVAIGGGTGLSVLLRGLKKYDLDISALVAVTDEGGSSGRLRFELEIPPPGDVRNNIIALANDEDLMSQIFAYRFVDNGSLHQHTVGNIIIAALTKMKGSFNEAVKLTCRILAIKGKVIPICDDLIRLVAKYDDGSQVVGETNITRKKGRIISIQLDKPAKASEEALIELSNADLIVLGPGSLYTSVITNLLVEGVKETIALNKRAVKIYVANIMTQPGETHGYTVEDHVAEVERYLEKPLDFVIVNNGQPPAEVLESYLKEGAEPVKVLSKRENYIFADLVQVIHEPNDPRPKIRHNSEALANIIVEIAKRCSCGKQ; from the coding sequence ATGAAAGTCGTGGCGATAGGTGGCGGGACAGGTTTATCGGTGTTACTAAGAGGTTTAAAGAAATACGATTTGGATATTTCCGCACTCGTTGCTGTGACAGACGAGGGTGGAAGCTCTGGCCGTTTGAGATTTGAACTGGAAATCCCACCCCCTGGCGATGTGAGAAATAACATAATTGCGCTTGCCAACGATGAGGATTTGATGAGTCAAATTTTTGCTTACAGATTTGTTGACAACGGTTCTTTGCATCAACATACCGTGGGTAACATTATAATAGCTGCTCTGACGAAGATGAAAGGAAGTTTCAACGAGGCTGTGAAGTTGACTTGTAGAATACTTGCCATAAAAGGCAAGGTTATACCGATTTGTGATGATTTGATAAGACTTGTGGCAAAGTACGACGATGGATCACAAGTAGTAGGCGAGACCAACATCACGAGGAAAAAAGGTAGGATAATTTCAATTCAGTTGGACAAACCTGCTAAAGCAAGCGAGGAAGCATTGATAGAATTATCGAATGCCGATCTCATTGTCCTTGGACCAGGAAGTTTGTACACAAGCGTAATAACCAACCTGTTGGTGGAAGGTGTAAAAGAGACAATCGCATTGAACAAAAGAGCAGTTAAAATATATGTTGCAAACATAATGACACAACCTGGAGAAACTCATGGATACACTGTTGAGGATCATGTGGCAGAGGTTGAAAGATATCTTGAAAAACCTTTGGATTTCGTAATAGTAAACAACGGCCAGCCACCCGCTGAAGTGCTTGAATCTTACTTGAAAGAAGGTGCTGAGCCAGTTAAAGTTTTGAGCAAACGCGAAAACTATATTTTCGCTGACCTAGTTCAAGTAATCCATGAGCCGAACGATCCTAGACCAAAGATAAGACACAACAGCGAGGCTTTAGCTAATATAATTGTTGAAATCGCAAAGAGGTGTTCGTGTGGTAAACAGTAG
- the greA gene encoding transcription elongation factor GreA, with amino-acid sequence MAKKSTVYLTKEGYEKLKAELNELKEKLMYEISQRIKEARELGDLSENTEYDEAKNEQGRIGSRIAELEEILNNAEIIENRDNSVISVGSTVIIRNVTTGEEKRIKLVSPQEADIFNFKISVDSPVGRALLDKKVGDVVRVKTNAGLVKYEILGIEID; translated from the coding sequence GTGGCGAAAAAAAGCACGGTTTACCTAACCAAGGAGGGTTATGAAAAACTCAAAGCCGAACTTAACGAACTTAAGGAGAAGTTGATGTACGAAATATCCCAAAGAATAAAGGAAGCGAGAGAACTTGGAGACCTTTCAGAGAACACCGAGTACGACGAAGCGAAGAACGAGCAAGGAAGAATCGGAAGCAGGATTGCTGAGCTTGAGGAAATACTAAACAACGCTGAAATCATTGAAAATCGTGATAACAGCGTTATATCTGTTGGTTCCACGGTGATTATAAGAAATGTGACTACAGGAGAGGAGAAGAGAATCAAATTGGTAAGCCCGCAGGAAGCAGATATTTTCAACTTCAAAATAAGCGTTGATTCTCCTGTTGGAAGGGCTTTGCTCGACAAAAAGGTTGGAGACGTTGTTCGCGTGAAAACCAACGCTGGTTTGGTAAAATACGAAATCTTGGGAATAGAAATAGACTAA
- the thrB gene encoding homoserine kinase, translating to MKIPATIANLGPGFDCIGMAVTLYNFIEMDFSDTLSIEVSGEGSKSISRKEDNLVFKAAKIIFEKAGYKGGVSIKMTNNIPLARGLGSSAAAIVGGMVAANMLLGKPLKEEEILKLAVEMEGHPDNVVAALVGGITISAVYDDKIFFKKLLPPDELKVVVTIPEFELQTEKAREIIPKMIHLKDATSNISRVALLVASLVSKDFSMLQIATQDFIHQPYRKKLVSGMEEIIENAQSAGMLCCFLSGAGPSVAGFVKSEEGAKKAAEFMVKVFESKGIKANYKILGICCEGITAL from the coding sequence GTGAAAATTCCAGCAACCATAGCCAATCTTGGCCCTGGGTTTGATTGTATTGGGATGGCCGTGACACTTTACAATTTCATCGAAATGGATTTTTCTGACACTTTAAGCATAGAAGTTTCTGGTGAAGGTTCTAAATCGATTTCACGAAAAGAAGACAACCTTGTTTTCAAAGCCGCAAAAATAATTTTTGAAAAAGCGGGCTATAAAGGTGGGGTAAGCATAAAAATGACGAACAACATACCGCTTGCAAGGGGATTAGGAAGCAGTGCCGCAGCAATTGTAGGAGGAATGGTTGCAGCGAACATGTTGCTTGGCAAGCCTTTGAAGGAAGAAGAGATATTAAAGTTGGCGGTGGAAATGGAAGGACATCCTGACAACGTTGTGGCTGCTTTGGTCGGTGGAATCACGATTTCCGCAGTCTACGATGATAAGATCTTCTTCAAAAAGCTGCTCCCACCAGACGAACTGAAAGTTGTTGTAACAATACCTGAGTTTGAATTACAGACGGAAAAAGCTCGAGAAATTATCCCAAAAATGATACATTTGAAAGACGCTACATCAAATATCAGTAGAGTGGCATTGCTTGTGGCAAGTTTGGTATCTAAAGATTTTTCCATGCTTCAAATTGCAACTCAAGATTTCATACATCAACCGTACAGAAAAAAACTTGTGTCGGGAATGGAAGAAATAATAGAAAATGCTCAGTCTGCAGGCATGTTATGTTGCTTTTTAAGCGGGGCAGGACCGAGCGTAGCCGGATTTGTCAAAAGTGAGGAAGGCGCAAAAAAAGCAGCAGAATTCATGGTAAAAGTTTTCGAAAGCAAAGGTATCAAAGCAAATTATAAAATTTTGGGCATATGCTGTGAAGGAATAACCGCATTATGA
- a CDS encoding peptidyl-prolyl cis-trans isomerase has translation MRRWIKKWQKVIVWGLAIAFIAGIAFWSVGTYIAGRAKANQENLSEEVVGYLEVKGQQVKDKDLQVTYRQLEQEYQNLLMFYGWQNFDPLFDEPAQKALLLENILKENVVIYYAKQEKLFPSNKEISSKLAEYKKQIESNESLLKYVKTYYGSVDNYLDKVIKPDVLRTMAVEKVRDKVAKVSEEDMKKYFEENMNQIKRKYDKVDASYVNFEDKTAAEKFLAEAQNVGFDQAATNLNLQPQIFSGLTRGLFEEEYENQIFSAKEGEIVGPIPFASTFYVFKINKSFVINNFDSFKNSDGYLSEMNSLQSERFQNWYDSYVSENEIKLVIKDEVYNVWSKINKVSRFEDLVEIYQSLVKKLFAEDGSLLPDVPDTMKSAFLALLDKVRTFANDDEINSLGPIKDQEKKVVEYLYNFYPSLLRVAQAMYRVNPDNVDAKYNYFSLLYSQIKPYLLPDYVPYILQTILELEVGLESIARNEDAPKEYRTTAFYNLYDLTKSIGDKTSAKFYLNELRKLDPNYIDFDSALQELESGQ, from the coding sequence ATGAGGCGGTGGATAAAAAAGTGGCAAAAAGTGATAGTTTGGGGGCTTGCTATAGCCTTTATTGCTGGTATAGCGTTTTGGTCGGTTGGAACATACATTGCTGGTAGAGCCAAAGCTAACCAAGAAAATCTGTCTGAAGAAGTTGTTGGGTACCTTGAAGTAAAAGGACAGCAGGTCAAAGACAAAGATTTGCAGGTTACTTATCGGCAACTTGAACAAGAATATCAAAATTTGTTGATGTTCTACGGCTGGCAGAATTTTGATCCTTTGTTCGATGAGCCGGCTCAGAAAGCCCTTCTTCTTGAAAATATTCTTAAGGAAAATGTGGTCATTTATTATGCAAAGCAAGAAAAGCTTTTTCCATCCAACAAAGAAATATCTTCAAAACTAGCTGAATACAAAAAACAAATAGAAAGCAACGAGTCTTTGCTCAAGTATGTTAAGACCTACTACGGTTCTGTTGACAACTATCTAGACAAAGTTATTAAACCAGACGTTTTAAGGACCATGGCGGTTGAGAAAGTCAGAGACAAGGTGGCAAAAGTAAGCGAAGAGGATATGAAAAAGTACTTCGAGGAAAATATGAATCAGATAAAGAGAAAATATGATAAAGTCGATGCATCATATGTTAATTTCGAAGATAAAACTGCCGCAGAAAAGTTTTTGGCTGAAGCGCAAAATGTTGGTTTTGACCAAGCCGCTACGAATTTGAACTTGCAACCTCAAATTTTCTCCGGACTCACTAGAGGATTATTCGAAGAAGAATATGAAAATCAAATTTTTTCCGCAAAAGAAGGGGAAATCGTTGGTCCGATACCGTTTGCAAGCACATTTTATGTTTTCAAAATCAACAAAAGTTTCGTTATAAATAATTTTGATTCTTTCAAAAATTCCGATGGATATCTTTCTGAAATGAATTCCTTGCAATCTGAAAGATTTCAAAACTGGTATGATAGCTACGTAAGCGAAAATGAAATAAAATTAGTCATTAAAGATGAGGTTTACAACGTTTGGTCTAAGATTAACAAAGTGTCGCGGTTTGAGGATCTTGTGGAGATATATCAATCGCTTGTCAAAAAATTGTTCGCTGAAGACGGTTCACTTCTACCGGATGTTCCAGATACCATGAAAAGTGCCTTTTTAGCTTTGTTGGACAAAGTTAGAACTTTTGCAAACGATGATGAGATCAACTCTTTGGGCCCAATCAAAGATCAAGAGAAAAAAGTGGTAGAGTATCTGTACAATTTCTATCCTTCTTTACTTCGTGTTGCGCAGGCAATGTACAGAGTAAACCCAGACAACGTTGATGCAAAGTACAATTACTTCTCTCTTCTTTATTCTCAAATTAAACCATATCTTTTGCCAGATTACGTTCCATACATTTTGCAAACGATATTGGAACTAGAAGTTGGTCTTGAAAGTATCGCCAGAAATGAAGATGCTCCAAAAGAATACAGAACAACGGCGTTTTACAACCTTTATGACTTGACAAAATCCATAGGCGATAAAACCAGTGCCAAGTTTTATCTTAACGAACTTAGAAAGTTAGATCCAAACTACATTGATTTTGATTCGGCATTGCAAGAATTGGAAAGCGGGCAATGA
- the nrdR gene encoding transcriptional regulator NrdR has product MKCPFCGALETRVLDSRPTLDGTAIRRRRECIECGGRFTTYERYESLPIVVVKKDGRREAFDRKKILNGLLKACEKRPVPYEALEKIVEEVELAIQRQGNAEVQSKYIGELVMEKLKQLDQVAYVRFASVYKDFREIDQFLEIVKELKKDQEVREGGEKKHGLPNQGGL; this is encoded by the coding sequence TTGAAATGCCCTTTTTGTGGTGCTTTGGAAACAAGGGTTCTTGATTCAAGACCGACTTTGGATGGAACGGCGATACGCAGAAGGAGAGAATGCATTGAATGTGGTGGACGTTTTACCACTTATGAGAGATACGAATCTTTACCAATAGTGGTTGTAAAAAAGGATGGTCGAAGAGAGGCCTTTGATCGAAAGAAAATACTCAATGGTTTGTTAAAAGCTTGTGAAAAAAGACCTGTTCCATACGAGGCTCTGGAAAAAATCGTGGAGGAGGTAGAGCTTGCAATTCAAAGGCAAGGCAATGCTGAAGTACAATCTAAATACATCGGTGAGCTTGTAATGGAAAAGTTAAAACAACTTGATCAAGTAGCTTATGTCAGATTTGCGTCAGTTTACAAAGATTTTCGCGAAATAGACCAATTTTTGGAGATAGTAAAGGAATTGAAAAAAGATCAGGAGGTGCGAGAAGGTGGCGAAAAAAAGCACGGTTTACCTAACCAAGGAGGGTTATGA
- the rapZ gene encoding RNase adapter RapZ, whose amino-acid sequence MVEVVIVSGLSGAGKTTALKVLEDMGYFCIDNLPPVLLKDFITLVSNSTVSKVAITIDVRSAKFGENLTQLQKALEIYKDSIKLLFLEASLEELIKRFSFTRRRHPLEGQLSLREAILKEQELLSDIRQLATVIDTTNLDTNGLRKVIISILSDTKTFFVRIRSFGFKYGVPTDTDFIIDTRFLPNPFYVRELAHLDGRDEKIHNYFENYPEVKQFIQQIVPPLLLAATLYKKEGRPSMTISVGCTGGRHRSVYVAEKLAESLKKDFQVIVEHRDVDR is encoded by the coding sequence ATGGTTGAAGTGGTTATCGTATCAGGTCTTTCTGGTGCAGGAAAAACAACTGCGCTAAAAGTTTTGGAAGACATGGGATATTTCTGCATAGATAATCTTCCACCGGTGCTTTTGAAAGATTTCATAACTCTTGTTTCAAATTCCACAGTTTCAAAAGTCGCTATAACAATTGATGTAAGGAGCGCCAAGTTTGGTGAAAATTTGACGCAACTGCAGAAAGCATTAGAAATATACAAAGATTCCATCAAACTACTTTTCCTTGAAGCCTCTTTGGAAGAACTGATCAAAAGGTTTTCGTTCACAAGAAGACGTCACCCGTTGGAAGGTCAGTTAAGTCTTCGAGAAGCTATTTTGAAAGAGCAAGAGCTTTTAAGCGATATAAGACAACTGGCGACGGTTATAGATACCACAAATTTGGACACCAACGGTTTGAGAAAGGTTATCATCAGCATTCTTTCTGACACAAAAACCTTTTTTGTGCGGATAAGAAGCTTTGGTTTCAAATACGGTGTGCCAACTGATACAGATTTCATCATAGATACAAGATTTTTGCCAAATCCTTTTTATGTTCGGGAACTCGCACATTTGGATGGTAGGGATGAAAAGATTCACAATTACTTTGAAAATTATCCCGAAGTTAAACAATTCATTCAACAAATTGTACCTCCTTTGTTGCTTGCCGCTACTTTGTACAAAAAAGAGGGAAGACCAAGCATGACCATCTCCGTTGGTTGCACCGGTGGACGCCACAGATCGGTCTACGTTGCTGAAAAACTGGCAGAAAGTCTAAAAAAAGATTTTCAGGTGATAGTTGAACACCGGGATGTGGATAGATGA
- the lysS gene encoding lysine--tRNA ligase — MLDEVRKQRSDEVKSLRELGIEPYPYKFEKTHSAQDVKKQFDHVKPGELAEGSEVSIAGRIMSIRNHGKSSFFTLRDFTGRIQAYIRSNDVGVDMYKIFEEYVKIGDILGVKGPVFRSKTSEITVLVKEFKILCKSRRPLPEKWHGLKDKEIAYRQRYVDMIANDETLARFKIRYEAIRFIREFLTKRGFVEVETPILNYIPSGASAKPFITRSEALDCELYLRIAPELYLKRYIVGGFEKVFELGKNFRNEGISYKHSPEFTSIEIYQAYADYHDMMELTESMISELVYHLFGKYTVTYQGIELDFRPPWRRIRMRDFIKSKLNVDILEDSDETMRKVLQNHGVDTSGLSRAKMIEKLWDLVESEVVQPTFVMDYPVEISPLAKRHREDPRLTERFEPIVCGMELGNAFSELNDPDDQFQRFLEQAKLREAGDEEAHRMDLDFIRALEYGMPPTGGLGIGIDRLMMILTDSPSIRDVIAFPLVSFKDKYEDEF; from the coding sequence GTGCTAGACGAAGTTCGAAAACAAAGATCTGACGAAGTAAAAAGTCTTCGAGAGCTTGGAATAGAACCTTATCCTTACAAGTTTGAAAAAACCCACTCAGCGCAGGATGTAAAAAAGCAGTTTGATCATGTAAAACCTGGAGAGCTGGCAGAGGGATCTGAGGTTTCGATAGCCGGTAGGATAATGTCCATCAGAAACCACGGAAAATCGTCTTTTTTCACGCTCAGAGATTTCACTGGTAGAATTCAGGCTTACATAAGGAGCAACGATGTTGGAGTAGATATGTACAAAATTTTTGAAGAGTACGTAAAGATCGGAGACATCTTAGGAGTAAAGGGTCCGGTTTTTCGGAGTAAAACAAGTGAAATAACTGTTCTTGTGAAGGAGTTTAAGATACTTTGCAAAAGTCGAAGACCTCTGCCTGAAAAATGGCACGGATTGAAAGATAAGGAAATAGCTTACAGGCAAAGGTACGTCGATATGATAGCCAACGATGAGACGCTCGCTAGGTTCAAAATAAGGTACGAAGCCATCAGATTCATTAGGGAATTTTTGACAAAACGTGGTTTTGTGGAAGTTGAAACACCCATTTTGAATTACATTCCAAGTGGTGCAAGTGCAAAGCCTTTTATCACTCGTTCTGAAGCTTTGGATTGTGAGTTGTACCTTCGCATAGCTCCAGAGCTTTATTTGAAGCGCTACATAGTTGGTGGATTTGAAAAGGTTTTTGAACTTGGGAAAAACTTCAGAAACGAAGGCATTTCCTACAAACATAGTCCAGAATTTACTTCGATAGAGATATACCAAGCTTATGCGGATTACCATGATATGATGGAATTAACTGAATCCATGATTTCAGAGCTTGTTTACCACCTGTTTGGTAAGTACACAGTGACTTATCAGGGAATAGAGCTGGACTTCAGACCACCTTGGAGAAGGATAAGGATGAGAGATTTCATAAAATCCAAGCTCAACGTTGACATACTTGAAGATTCCGATGAGACAATGAGGAAAGTATTACAAAACCACGGTGTGGATACTTCAGGTCTTTCAAGGGCAAAAATGATCGAAAAGCTTTGGGATCTTGTTGAAAGCGAAGTTGTTCAGCCTACTTTCGTCATGGATTATCCTGTTGAAATTTCGCCTTTGGCAAAACGTCACAGGGAAGATCCCAGACTAACCGAAAGGTTTGAACCAATAGTTTGCGGTATGGAGCTTGGGAATGCCTTTAGTGAGTTAAACGATCCTGACGATCAATTTCAAAGATTTTTAGAGCAAGCAAAGTTAAGGGAAGCAGGAGACGAAGAAGCGCACAGAATGGATTTGGATTTCATAAGAGCCCTGGAATACGGAATGCCCCCAACAGGTGGTCTTGGGATTGGTATCGACAGATTGATGATGATTTTAACTGATTCACCTTCAATACGCGATGTAATTGCATTTCCTCTTGTCAGCTTTAAGGATAAATATGAAGACGAATTTTGA
- the whiA gene encoding DNA-binding protein WhiA, with protein MVNSRFSENVREELCSLEIQTQDQAWSEIIGYVKSKGFLLIKNEAKFVAIFFPSIKVSRRFFKLSKLLPSFEHETVVVQPKRLRKQRYVEVHLPLEWFTQNSPVDIFSETLPEKFCEDPFLFGSFLRGCYLSAGSVVDPRFGYHLELVCQTNTILKQVSEVLEKVFAIKSKVVQANNYYKLLIRRAVDLIEFLNLIGAVEAAAKLEQIFQKRLIASDVNRSMNFLSANADRISKSTIKQLNAIKIIEETIGLESIDEELSKLARLRMKNTELSLRELGELMQPRMTKSMVFNRMKKIMRIAEEIERGKES; from the coding sequence GTGGTAAACAGTAGGTTTTCTGAAAATGTTCGTGAGGAACTTTGTTCTTTAGAAATTCAAACGCAGGATCAAGCCTGGTCAGAAATCATTGGTTACGTCAAGTCTAAAGGTTTTCTTTTGATAAAAAACGAGGCAAAGTTTGTGGCAATATTTTTTCCATCCATAAAGGTCTCCCGAAGGTTCTTTAAACTCAGCAAATTACTCCCGAGCTTTGAGCATGAAACAGTTGTTGTACAACCTAAAAGATTGCGGAAACAAAGATACGTTGAGGTTCATCTTCCGCTGGAATGGTTTACTCAAAATAGCCCTGTTGATATTTTCAGTGAAACTTTGCCAGAAAAATTTTGCGAAGATCCATTTTTGTTTGGTTCATTTCTGCGCGGATGCTATTTATCTGCAGGTTCGGTGGTTGACCCGCGGTTTGGTTACCATTTGGAACTAGTTTGTCAGACTAACACCATTTTGAAACAAGTTAGTGAAGTTTTAGAAAAGGTTTTTGCCATAAAATCCAAAGTTGTTCAGGCAAACAATTATTACAAACTTTTGATAAGACGTGCAGTTGATTTGATAGAGTTCTTGAATTTAATAGGGGCAGTTGAGGCTGCTGCAAAGCTTGAACAAATCTTTCAAAAAAGGCTGATAGCATCTGATGTTAACAGAAGTATGAACTTTTTGTCTGCGAACGCTGATAGAATAAGTAAGAGTACCATAAAACAACTGAATGCTATAAAAATCATTGAGGAAACGATTGGTTTAGAATCAATTGACGAGGAACTTTCAAAATTGGCAAGATTGAGGATGAAAAACACCGAATTGAGTCTTCGTGAACTAGGAGAATTGATGCAACCGAGAATGACTAAATCGATGGTTTTCAACAGAATGAAGAAAATCATGCGTATAGCTGAGGAAATTGAGAGGGGTAAGGAAAGTTGA
- the thrC gene encoding threonine synthase, producing MAYLGVIDRYFDFLPVKKRESIVTLKEGNTPLIRASNLEKHLGLSFELYLKYEGMNPTGSFKDRGMTVAISVAVENGATAVICASTGNTAASAAAYAARAGLKCAVLIPKDAVAIGKLAQAIAYGAKVIAVEGNFDDALKLVREFSEKFPVTVVNSINPNRIEGQKTAAFEICDEFLDAPDYLAIPVGNAGNITAYWKGFKEYFSIGKISKLPKMLGFQAAGAAPIVEGRIIENPKTIATAIRIGNPASWKSAVNAVQESCGLVDKVTDEEILQAYQLLAKKEGIFVEPASAASVAGVIKYFNKGYFQKNSKVVCVLTGHGLKDPDTAMKIGISPVVIPPEIKALEKAIYDGE from the coding sequence ATGGCGTACTTGGGTGTTATTGACAGATACTTTGATTTTTTACCAGTTAAGAAAAGAGAAAGTATAGTGACGCTAAAAGAAGGAAATACTCCTCTTATCAGGGCTTCTAACTTGGAAAAACATCTTGGTTTGAGCTTTGAACTGTATCTGAAATACGAAGGAATGAATCCAACAGGTTCGTTCAAAGACAGGGGGATGACAGTGGCAATATCAGTCGCGGTGGAAAACGGTGCAACAGCTGTGATTTGCGCTTCAACTGGTAACACAGCTGCTTCTGCAGCTGCTTATGCTGCACGTGCTGGGCTGAAATGCGCAGTTTTGATACCAAAAGATGCCGTTGCAATCGGTAAGCTTGCACAAGCGATTGCTTACGGAGCAAAAGTAATTGCCGTGGAAGGAAATTTCGACGACGCTTTGAAACTGGTTAGAGAATTTTCAGAGAAATTTCCAGTAACTGTCGTTAACTCGATAAACCCTAACAGAATAGAGGGACAAAAAACTGCTGCGTTTGAAATATGCGATGAATTTTTAGACGCCCCTGATTACCTTGCCATACCCGTTGGTAATGCAGGAAACATAACCGCTTATTGGAAAGGGTTCAAAGAGTATTTTTCCATTGGAAAAATTTCAAAACTTCCAAAAATGCTTGGTTTTCAAGCTGCTGGTGCTGCGCCTATAGTGGAAGGAAGGATAATTGAAAACCCAAAAACAATAGCGACAGCCATAAGAATAGGTAATCCTGCTAGCTGGAAATCCGCTGTCAACGCAGTTCAAGAATCCTGTGGGCTTGTTGACAAGGTGACGGATGAAGAAATCCTTCAAGCTTATCAACTTTTAGCGAAGAAAGAAGGCATCTTTGTCGAACCAGCTTCAGCCGCATCAGTTGCAGGTGTTATAAAGTACTTCAACAAGGGATACTTTCAAAAAAATTCCAAGGTCGTTTGTGTTTTAACAGGTCATGGTTTGAAAGATCCCGATACTGCCATGAAAATTGGAATATCACCAGTTGTGATACCTCCAGAAATCAAAGCCTTGGAAAAAGCCATATACGATGGGGAGTGA